One Streptomyces sp. SAI-135 DNA segment encodes these proteins:
- a CDS encoding aromatic ring-hydroxylating dioxygenase subunit alpha, with protein MPHTTAFARNQWYVAAYSHEVGREELLGRTILGEPLVLYRTEEDGTPVALADRCVHRRFPLHEKPSRLDGDRIVCGYHGFTYDTTGTCVYVPGQKRVPRTARVASYPVAELDSLVWVWIGDPALADADTIPRARHLDSPGWVTVRGMEPIDADYGLLVDNLLDLSHETYLHGGYIGTPEVAETPITTEVDEGAGIVRVSRHMDDAACPPFYAKSTGIEGRITRWQDIEYHAPCLYLLHSRIAPVGVLPEADGSDPNGFHTEITYAITPSSDGHVYDFWMVSRDWATEDAEVTEFLRGNNHTVVMQDVDALNLLQRTLGTERSGYQELSINIDTGGLAARRILARLVEEGDKPVEKVL; from the coding sequence ATGCCGCACACGACCGCCTTCGCCAGGAACCAGTGGTACGTCGCCGCCTACAGCCACGAGGTGGGACGCGAGGAACTGCTCGGCCGGACGATCCTCGGTGAGCCGCTCGTCCTCTACCGCACCGAGGAGGACGGGACGCCGGTCGCGCTGGCCGACCGGTGTGTGCACCGCCGGTTCCCGCTGCACGAGAAGCCGAGCCGGCTCGACGGCGACCGGATCGTGTGCGGGTACCACGGGTTCACGTACGACACGACGGGCACCTGTGTGTACGTGCCGGGCCAGAAGCGCGTACCGCGCACCGCGCGCGTCGCCTCCTACCCGGTCGCCGAACTGGACTCCCTGGTCTGGGTGTGGATCGGCGACCCGGCGCTCGCCGACGCGGACACCATCCCGAGGGCCCGGCACCTCGACTCCCCCGGCTGGGTCACCGTCCGCGGCATGGAGCCGATCGACGCCGACTACGGCCTGCTCGTCGACAACCTCCTCGACCTGTCCCACGAGACCTATCTGCACGGCGGCTACATCGGCACCCCGGAGGTCGCCGAGACGCCGATCACCACGGAGGTCGACGAGGGCGCGGGCATCGTCCGGGTCAGCCGGCACATGGACGACGCCGCCTGCCCGCCGTTCTACGCCAAATCCACCGGTATCGAGGGCCGGATCACGCGCTGGCAGGACATCGAGTACCACGCCCCCTGCCTGTACCTGCTGCACAGCCGGATCGCCCCGGTCGGTGTGCTCCCCGAGGCCGACGGCAGCGACCCGAACGGCTTCCACACCGAGATCACGTACGCCATCACACCGTCCAGCGACGGGCACGTGTACGACTTCTGGATGGTCTCGCGCGACTGGGCGACCGAGGACGCCGAGGTCACCGAGTTCCTGCGGGGCAACAACCACACCGTGGTCATGCAGGACGTCGACGCGCTCAACCTGCTCCAGCGGACGCTCGGCACCGAGCGCTCCGGCTACCAGGAGCTCAGCATCAACATCGACACCGGCGGCCTCGCCGCCCGCCGTATCCTCGCCCGTCTCGTCGAGGAGGGCGACAAGCCCGTGGAGAAGGTCCTGTGA
- a CDS encoding nucleoside deaminase, translating to MIDIAREYRVALPDWIDEELAHVPAALPSREDRMRLVHRLADRNWREGDGGPFAALVAERESGRIVSAGVNVVLSSGVSSAHAEVVALGLAQAATGSWDLGGDGLPPHELVVNWRPCVQCYGATMWSGVRGLVVAGEGPELEELTTFDEGPLGADWAEQFETRGIEVVGDVLRDGALAVFRDYREAIDAGEVVVYNARGKAG from the coding sequence GTGATCGACATCGCCAGGGAGTACCGCGTCGCCCTGCCCGACTGGATCGACGAGGAACTCGCCCACGTGCCGGCGGCCCTGCCCTCCCGCGAGGACCGCATGCGCCTCGTGCACCGCCTCGCCGACCGCAACTGGCGCGAGGGCGACGGCGGCCCGTTCGCCGCGCTGGTCGCCGAGCGGGAGAGCGGCAGGATCGTCTCGGCCGGAGTCAACGTCGTCCTCTCCTCCGGGGTCTCCAGCGCGCACGCCGAGGTCGTCGCGCTCGGCCTCGCCCAGGCTGCCACCGGCAGCTGGGACCTGGGCGGTGACGGTCTGCCCCCTCATGAACTGGTCGTCAACTGGCGCCCCTGCGTGCAGTGTTACGGCGCCACCATGTGGTCCGGCGTGCGCGGCCTGGTGGTCGCCGGGGAGGGGCCGGAACTGGAGGAACTCACCACGTTCGACGAGGGCCCGCTCGGCGCGGACTGGGCGGAACAGTTCGAGACGCGGGGCATCGAGGTCGTCGGAGACGTCCTGAGGGACGGGGCGCTCGCGGTGTTCCGCGACTACCGCGAGGCGATCGACGCGGGCGAGGTCGTCGTCTACAACGCCCGCGGGAAAGCGGGGTAA
- a CDS encoding phosphatase PAP2 family protein, protein MNARTEPSEAGPSATARPPLVRELLLVVGLFLVYKFGRQLVTGHTTEAYRNADRVWDWERTLHLPGEGSVQSLLLHGDTFAHLANTYYATVHFPATVAFLVWLYLKRPAHYVWARRVLAAVTGAALVLHLVFPLAPPRMLAAAGLVDTAKVYGPSVYGPPQTDSLSNQFAAMPSLHFGWALMVAIGLIVATRSRWRRLWLLHPLVTLVVIVGTANHYWMDAVVATALLGIALAVVHLPHRTATTAGRAQQKLAPAESEENVLVGAGR, encoded by the coding sequence ATGAATGCCCGCACCGAGCCTTCAGAAGCGGGGCCGAGCGCCACAGCGCGGCCGCCGCTCGTCCGTGAGCTCCTGCTCGTCGTAGGACTGTTCCTCGTCTACAAGTTCGGCCGGCAACTGGTCACGGGCCACACCACCGAGGCCTACCGCAACGCCGACCGCGTGTGGGACTGGGAACGGACCCTGCACCTGCCCGGAGAGGGCTCGGTCCAGTCGCTGCTGCTGCACGGCGACACCTTCGCGCACCTCGCGAACACCTACTACGCGACCGTGCACTTCCCGGCCACGGTCGCCTTCCTGGTCTGGCTGTACCTGAAGCGCCCCGCCCACTACGTCTGGGCCCGGCGCGTCCTCGCCGCCGTCACCGGCGCCGCCCTGGTGCTGCACCTGGTCTTCCCGCTGGCCCCGCCGCGGATGCTCGCGGCGGCCGGCCTGGTCGACACCGCGAAGGTCTACGGCCCCTCGGTGTACGGCCCGCCGCAGACGGACTCGCTCTCCAACCAGTTCGCCGCGATGCCCTCGCTGCACTTCGGCTGGGCCCTGATGGTGGCGATCGGCCTGATCGTGGCCACCCGCTCGCGGTGGCGCCGGCTGTGGCTGCTGCACCCGCTGGTGACCCTGGTCGTCATCGTCGGCACCGCGAACCACTACTGGATGGACGCGGTCGTGGCGACGGCCCTGCTCGGCATCGCCCTCGCAGTGGTTCACCTGCCGCACCGGACGGCCACCACGGCAGGCCGGGCGCAGCAGAAGCTCGCCCCGGCCGAGTCCGAGGAGAACGTCCTGGTCGGAGCGGGCCGATGA
- a CDS encoding TetR/AcrR family transcriptional regulator encodes MTSQAANGPETVAASRRSKITPEREQEFFDAVLEQVRECGYEAVTMEGVAASTRCSKSTLYRQWKTKPQFVVAALRSRRRSKFDGIDTGSLADDLREAARAAGRWSMHDTKLLQALGHAVTQDAELAQALREALVEPEIAALRHILQRGVDRGEIATGHPALEYIPAQMFGVIRARPVVDGKYADPDYLVRFVEAAVLPALGLT; translated from the coding sequence ATGACGTCGCAGGCCGCGAACGGACCGGAGACGGTCGCCGCCTCGCGCCGCTCCAAGATCACGCCCGAGCGTGAGCAGGAGTTCTTCGACGCCGTGCTCGAACAGGTCCGCGAATGCGGATACGAGGCCGTGACCATGGAGGGCGTCGCCGCCAGCACCCGGTGCAGCAAGTCCACCCTCTACCGGCAGTGGAAGACCAAGCCCCAGTTCGTGGTGGCCGCCCTGCGCTCCCGCCGCAGGTCGAAGTTCGACGGGATCGACACCGGATCGCTCGCCGACGACCTGCGCGAGGCCGCCCGGGCCGCGGGCCGGTGGTCGATGCACGACACCAAGCTGCTCCAGGCGCTCGGCCACGCCGTCACCCAGGACGCGGAACTCGCGCAGGCCCTGCGTGAGGCGCTGGTCGAACCGGAGATCGCCGCACTGAGGCACATTCTCCAGCGTGGGGTCGACCGGGGAGAGATCGCCACCGGACACCCGGCGCTGGAATACATCCCGGCCCAGATGTTCGGTGTCATCCGCGCCCGGCCCGTGGTGGACGGGAAGTACGCCGACCCGGACTACCTGGTCCGCTTCGTCGAGGCCGCCGTACTGCCGGCACTCGGCCTGACCTGA
- a CDS encoding DUF2510 domain-containing protein encodes MTQETPPGWYPDPGQTSDGPAAERWWDGKAWTEQTRPAGSAAAWGPPEQVASPGDAGQYAVYPPYPAQPPAASRRGRMGIAVAVAVVVLASIGVGVYALADNGDASGNGNSATSRAPGGQGGPGGPFGDDGGNGGTGGSGGTGGASPSPQGSEAPRIESGSVTDSIDGISLPIPDDWYGQEIQVGASVTSNDSYACPGDTSEKCTKGGAYSAPALALGTRGSTAEAVAKADIEANAEQSYGGKTYGSITSHDVLDSEAVTVAGQKGYRVRWKAVTSKGSDGYVESLAFPSPANPQQIVVVRFGVDVEEGQTVIDDITKGIKVSTGGGSGQDV; translated from the coding sequence ATGACGCAGGAGACTCCCCCCGGGTGGTACCCCGACCCCGGGCAGACAAGTGACGGTCCCGCCGCCGAGCGCTGGTGGGACGGCAAGGCGTGGACCGAGCAGACCCGGCCCGCCGGATCGGCCGCCGCATGGGGTCCCCCGGAACAGGTCGCGAGCCCCGGGGACGCGGGACAGTACGCCGTCTATCCCCCGTATCCCGCCCAGCCGCCGGCCGCCTCGCGGCGCGGACGCATGGGCATAGCCGTGGCCGTGGCGGTCGTGGTCCTGGCGAGCATAGGCGTGGGCGTGTACGCCCTGGCCGACAACGGCGACGCCAGCGGCAACGGCAACTCGGCCACCTCGCGGGCACCGGGAGGTCAGGGCGGCCCGGGCGGACCGTTCGGCGACGACGGGGGCAACGGAGGCACCGGGGGCAGCGGAGGCACCGGGGGCGCGTCGCCCTCTCCGCAGGGGTCCGAGGCGCCGAGGATCGAGAGCGGTTCGGTGACCGACTCGATCGACGGCATCAGCCTGCCCATTCCGGACGACTGGTACGGCCAGGAGATCCAGGTCGGCGCGTCCGTGACCTCGAACGACTCCTACGCCTGCCCCGGTGACACCTCCGAGAAGTGCACCAAGGGCGGTGCCTACTCGGCGCCCGCCCTGGCTCTCGGCACCCGCGGCAGCACGGCCGAGGCGGTCGCCAAGGCCGACATCGAGGCGAACGCCGAACAGTCCTACGGCGGCAAGACGTACGGCTCGATCACCTCGCACGACGTACTGGACTCCGAGGCGGTGACCGTGGCCGGGCAGAAGGGCTACCGGGTCCGCTGGAAGGCCGTCACCAGCAAGGGCTCCGACGGCTATGTCGAGTCCCTGGCCTTCCCGTCCCCGGCGAACCCGCAGCAGATCGTCGTGGTGCGCTTCGGTGTCGACGTCGAAGAGGGGCAGACCGTGATCGACGACATCACCAAGGGGATCAAGGTGTCGACGGGCGGCGGCAGCGGCCAGGACGTCTGA
- a CDS encoding phospholipase C, phosphocholine-specific, producing MSDVNRRRFLQLAGATTAFTALSSSIQRAAALPAHHRTGTIEDVEHVVVLMQENRSFDHYFGSLRGVRGFGDPRPVTLENGKSVWHQTDRNGKEILPFRPEANDLGMQFIQDLPHGWNDGHAAFNGGKYDKWVPNKGSTTMAYLTREDIPFHYALADAFTVCDAYHCSFIGSTDPNRYYMWTGYTGNDGQGGGPVLGNDEAGYGWTTYPERLEKAGVSWKIYQDIGDGLDANGSWGWIQDAYRGNYGDNSLLYFNQYRGAEPGDPLYDKARTGTDYTKGEGYFDRLRADVKAGRLPQVSWIVAPEAFTEHPNWPANYGAWYIAQVLDALTSDPKVWAKTALFITYDENDGFFDHVVPAFPPGSAAQGKSTVDPALDLFKGDAGHPAGPYGLGQRVPMLVVSPWSKGGYVCSETLDHTSIIRFLERRFGVHEPNISPWRRAVCGDLTAAFDFTRRDTEPVALPDTDGYEPPDRERHPDYVPVPPAVGALPKQERGLRPARPLKYVPRVDGSVDAKNGTFTLSFASGAKAGAAFLVTSGNRTDGPWSYTTEAGRTVSDTWNSAYSKGAYDLSVHGPAGFLRVFRGPNRAAGPEVTARHSGDDVELTFTNKGSGTVRLKVTSGYGDPARTFTVRPGATVRHTFGLARSRRWYDLTVTSDAEPAFLRRFAGHVENGRPGVSDPAVITR from the coding sequence ATGTCCGACGTCAACCGGCGCAGATTCCTCCAACTCGCGGGCGCCACCACGGCCTTCACCGCCCTGTCGAGCAGCATCCAGCGCGCCGCAGCGCTCCCGGCCCACCACCGCACCGGGACCATCGAGGACGTCGAGCACGTCGTCGTCCTGATGCAGGAGAACCGGTCCTTCGACCACTACTTCGGCTCGCTCAGAGGTGTTCGCGGCTTCGGGGACCCGCGACCGGTGACGCTGGAGAACGGGAAGTCCGTATGGCACCAGACGGACCGGAACGGCAAGGAGATCCTGCCGTTCCGTCCCGAGGCGAACGACCTGGGCATGCAGTTCATCCAGGACCTCCCGCACGGCTGGAACGACGGACACGCCGCCTTCAACGGGGGCAAGTACGACAAATGGGTCCCGAACAAGGGGTCCACGACCATGGCGTACCTGACCCGCGAGGACATTCCCTTCCACTACGCCCTCGCCGATGCCTTCACCGTCTGCGACGCCTACCACTGCTCCTTCATCGGCTCGACCGACCCGAACCGCTACTACATGTGGACCGGCTACACGGGCAACGACGGCCAGGGCGGCGGCCCGGTCCTCGGCAACGACGAGGCCGGCTACGGCTGGACCACCTACCCCGAGCGGCTGGAGAAGGCCGGCGTCTCCTGGAAGATCTACCAGGACATCGGCGACGGCCTGGACGCGAACGGCAGTTGGGGCTGGATCCAGGACGCCTACCGCGGCAACTACGGCGACAACTCGCTGCTCTACTTCAACCAGTACCGGGGCGCCGAGCCCGGTGACCCGCTGTACGACAAGGCCCGCACCGGCACCGACTACACCAAGGGCGAGGGCTACTTCGACCGGCTCAGGGCCGACGTCAAAGCCGGCAGGCTCCCGCAGGTCTCCTGGATCGTCGCCCCCGAGGCCTTCACCGAGCACCCCAACTGGCCCGCGAACTACGGCGCCTGGTACATCGCCCAGGTCCTGGACGCGCTGACCTCGGACCCGAAGGTGTGGGCGAAGACCGCCCTGTTCATCACCTACGACGAGAACGACGGCTTCTTCGACCACGTGGTCCCCGCCTTCCCGCCCGGCTCGGCGGCCCAGGGCAAGTCCACCGTCGACCCCGCCCTCGACCTGTTCAAGGGCGACGCCGGACACCCGGCGGGCCCGTACGGGCTCGGACAGCGTGTGCCGATGCTCGTCGTCTCGCCCTGGAGCAAGGGCGGTTACGTCTGTTCCGAGACGCTCGACCACACCTCGATCATCCGCTTCCTGGAACGCCGATTCGGCGTCCACGAGCCCAACATCTCGCCCTGGCGGCGGGCCGTGTGCGGTGACCTGACCGCGGCCTTCGACTTCACCCGAAGGGACACCGAGCCGGTCGCCCTCCCGGACACCGACGGCTACGAGCCGCCGGACCGCGAGCGCCACCCCGACTACGTGCCCGTCCCGCCCGCCGTCGGCGCCCTGCCGAAGCAGGAGCGCGGCCTGCGTCCCGCCCGGCCCCTCAAGTACGTCCCGCGCGTGGACGGTTCGGTGGACGCGAAGAACGGCACGTTCACGCTGTCCTTCGCCTCCGGCGCCAAGGCCGGCGCCGCCTTCCTGGTGACGTCCGGCAACCGCACCGACGGCCCCTGGAGTTACACCACCGAGGCCGGCCGGACGGTCTCGGACACCTGGAACTCGGCGTACTCCAAGGGGGCGTACGACCTGAGCGTGCACGGCCCCGCCGGGTTCCTGCGCGTCTTCAGGGGGCCGAACAGGGCCGCGGGACCCGAGGTCACCGCCCGCCACAGCGGCGACGACGTGGAGCTGACCTTCACCAACAAGGGCTCCGGCACGGTCCGTCTGAAGGTGACGAGCGGCTACGGTGACCCGGCGCGGACCTTCACCGTGCGGCCCGGCGCCACCGTTCGGCACACCTTCGGCCTCGCCAGGAGTCGTCGCTGGTACGACCTCACGGTCACCTCCGACGCCGAGCCGGCCTTCCTCAGGCGATTCGCCGGACATGTCGAGAACGGGCGTCCCGGGGTGAGTGACCCCGCTGTAATCACCAGGTAA
- a CDS encoding phospholipid scramblase-related protein: MTTHSNTPAGWYPDPHGAAQTLRYWDGAQWTQHTHQDQQGAGQAQAQAVQAPPVQQAPQIPQQSAGPDLRVQRQVQQQAGVTGGGAGGGTLFTEPVLVVNQKAKLIELTNEYKVMDQHGNQLGSVSQVGQSAFRKIVRFFWSIDQFMKIKLEIRDAHGQPVMLLTRPGKIFKSRVIVERPDGTPVGEIVQQNMIGKINFALMVDGRQVGAIKAENWRAWNFAIVDHTENEVARITKTWEGLAKTMFTTADNYVLQIHYQLPEPLLSLVVATALTVDTALKQDARGFG, from the coding sequence GTGACCACGCATTCGAACACACCTGCAGGCTGGTATCCCGATCCGCACGGAGCGGCCCAGACGCTCCGTTACTGGGACGGGGCGCAGTGGACCCAGCACACCCACCAGGACCAGCAGGGGGCGGGGCAGGCCCAGGCTCAGGCCGTGCAGGCCCCGCCGGTCCAGCAGGCACCGCAGATACCCCAGCAGTCGGCCGGCCCCGACCTCCGCGTGCAGCGCCAGGTGCAGCAGCAGGCCGGGGTCACCGGAGGCGGTGCGGGCGGCGGCACGCTGTTCACCGAGCCGGTGCTCGTGGTCAACCAGAAGGCCAAGCTGATCGAGCTGACCAACGAGTACAAGGTCATGGACCAGCACGGCAACCAGCTCGGCTCGGTCAGCCAGGTCGGGCAGAGCGCCTTCCGGAAGATCGTGCGGTTCTTCTGGAGCATCGATCAGTTCATGAAGATCAAGCTGGAGATCCGCGACGCCCACGGGCAGCCGGTCATGCTGCTGACCCGGCCGGGGAAGATCTTCAAGTCGCGGGTGATCGTGGAGCGTCCCGACGGTACGCCGGTCGGTGAGATCGTCCAGCAGAACATGATCGGGAAGATCAACTTCGCGCTCATGGTGGACGGCCGGCAGGTCGGCGCGATCAAGGCGGAGAACTGGCGGGCCTGGAACTTCGCGATCGTCGACCACACCGAGAACGAGGTCGCCCGCATCACGAAGACGTGGGAGGGGCTCGCCAAGACGATGTTCACCACCGCGGACAACTACGTGCTCCAGATCCACTACCAGCTGCCCGAGCCGTTGCTGAGCCTGGTCGTCGCCACCGCGCTGACGGTCGACACGGCCCTGAAGCAGGACGCCCGCGGGTTCGGCTGA